A genomic stretch from Eretmochelys imbricata isolate rEreImb1 chromosome 24, rEreImb1.hap1, whole genome shotgun sequence includes:
- the PEA15 gene encoding astrocytic phosphoprotein PEA-15 isoform X1 produces the protein MAEYCSLLEELAENITNEDLDQLKSACKEDIPSEKHEEITTSKDWFSFLEKHNKLDKDNLSYIEHIFEISRRPDLLTVVVAYRTQVLKISEEDEVDTKLTRIPSAKKYKDIIRQPSEEEIIKLAPPPKKA, from the exons ATGGCGGAGTATTGCAGCCTGCTGGAGGAGCTGGCGGAGAACATCACCAACGAGGACCTGGACCAGCTGAAGTCGGCCTGCAAGGAGGACATCCCCAGTGAGAAGCACGAGGAGATCACCACAAGCAAAGACTGGTTCAGCTTCCTGGAGAAGCACAACAAGCTGGACAAAG ACAACCTCTCGTACATCGAGCACATCTTTGAGATCTCGCGGCGCCCGGACCTGCTGACCGTGGTGGTGGCATACCGCACCCAGGTGCTGAAGATATCCGAGGAGGACGAGGTGGACACCAAGCTGACCCGCATCCCCAGCGCCAAGAAGTACAAAG ACATCATCCGGCAGCCCTCGGAAGAAGAGATCATCAAACTGGCCCCCCCGCCCAAGAAAGCCTGa
- the PEA15 gene encoding astrocytic phosphoprotein PEA-15 isoform X2, producing MAEYCSLLEELAENITNEDLDQLKSACKEDIPSEKHEEITTNNLSYIEHIFEISRRPDLLTVVVAYRTQVLKISEEDEVDTKLTRIPSAKKYKDIIRQPSEEEIIKLAPPPKKA from the exons ATGGCGGAGTATTGCAGCCTGCTGGAGGAGCTGGCGGAGAACATCACCAACGAGGACCTGGACCAGCTGAAGTCGGCCTGCAAGGAGGACATCCCCAGTGAGAAGCACGAGGAGATCACCACAA ACAACCTCTCGTACATCGAGCACATCTTTGAGATCTCGCGGCGCCCGGACCTGCTGACCGTGGTGGTGGCATACCGCACCCAGGTGCTGAAGATATCCGAGGAGGACGAGGTGGACACCAAGCTGACCCGCATCCCCAGCGCCAAGAAGTACAAAG ACATCATCCGGCAGCCCTCGGAAGAAGAGATCATCAAACTGGCCCCCCCGCCCAAGAAAGCCTGa